A region from the Sandaracinus amylolyticus genome encodes:
- a CDS encoding GNAT family N-acetyltransferase → MDMRFTFSERASLAEVSALREQYLDELPEAQDALLEARVSAGRCHAIHLAGAPCGYFVVADDTLLELHLTPETARFAIFLLPRIVAEHAIRAALVKTFDHVLLAPALDLAREVRVLGVLVREFEAPETPESERAPYTQRPASVDDLPRIRAIEQDVFTHPERLRRVIEAQQLHLFEHDGALIGFGIVRPVIAGRADVEIGIAVDVPFRSKGYAVQLLRDMAEQCRARGLNPVCGCARSNEASIRTGLRAGFSSRHRLIEVRFASDEKR, encoded by the coding sequence ATGGACATGCGATTCACGTTCTCCGAGCGCGCCAGCCTCGCGGAGGTCTCCGCGCTGCGCGAGCAATATCTCGACGAGCTTCCGGAAGCCCAGGACGCGCTGCTCGAAGCGCGCGTGTCGGCGGGACGCTGTCACGCGATCCACCTCGCCGGGGCGCCCTGCGGATATTTCGTGGTCGCGGACGACACGCTCCTCGAGCTCCACCTGACCCCGGAGACGGCGCGATTCGCGATCTTCCTGCTCCCTCGCATCGTCGCGGAGCACGCGATTCGCGCGGCGCTCGTGAAGACCTTCGATCACGTGCTGCTCGCGCCCGCGCTCGACCTCGCGCGCGAGGTGCGCGTCCTCGGTGTGCTGGTGCGCGAGTTCGAGGCGCCGGAGACCCCCGAGAGCGAGCGAGCCCCCTACACCCAGCGCCCGGCGAGCGTCGACGATCTGCCGCGCATCCGCGCGATCGAGCAGGACGTCTTCACGCATCCCGAGCGCCTCCGACGGGTGATCGAAGCGCAGCAATTGCACCTGTTCGAGCACGACGGTGCGCTGATCGGATTCGGAATCGTGCGCCCCGTGATCGCGGGACGCGCCGACGTCGAGATCGGAATCGCGGTCGACGTTCCGTTCCGGAGCAAGGGATATGCGGTGCAGCTCCTCCGCGACATGGCGGAGCAGTGCCGCGCGCGCGGCCTGAATCCGGTCTGCGGCTGCGCGCGATCGAACGAAGCGTCGATCAGGACGGGACTCCGCGCCGGCTTCTCGTCGCGGCACCGACTGATCGAAGTGCGCTTCGCCTCGGACGAGAAGCGATAG